A stretch of Thermomicrobium roseum DSM 5159 DNA encodes these proteins:
- a CDS encoding NDMA-dependent alcohol dehydrogenase: MKSRAAVLYGPTRSFSIEEIDVDEPKEGEVLVKLVATGLCHSDWHFATGAAPVRFPMVVGHEGAGIVEKVGPGVSEVQPGDHVVLCYIPACGKCRWCLSGLAALCDRGILLTQGAQLDGTFRFHKDGQDIAQFALVSAFSEYTVCPVDSVIKIDPDLPLDRACLVGCAVPTGWGAAVNRARVRPGETVAIFGTGGVGMNAVQGAALAGAEKVIAINLVDWKLEKAKEFGATHTINPTREDPVQRIMDITHGVGADATILTPSLVTPSLLTTATRATRKAGRTVIVGAIGRDPNEVETHPLDLMFMLMAKEVFGTIFGHNVPRIDIPRLLALYRDGKLKLDELVTRRYRLEEINQAYHDVERGQVIRGVLVFD, from the coding sequence ATGAAGTCCCGCGCCGCGGTCTTGTACGGCCCGACCCGCTCGTTCTCCATCGAGGAGATCGACGTCGACGAGCCGAAAGAGGGAGAAGTGCTCGTCAAGCTGGTCGCCACTGGACTGTGCCATTCCGATTGGCACTTCGCGACTGGCGCTGCCCCCGTTCGCTTTCCCATGGTCGTCGGGCACGAAGGTGCTGGCATCGTGGAAAAGGTCGGTCCCGGCGTCAGCGAGGTCCAGCCGGGTGACCACGTCGTGCTCTGTTACATCCCCGCCTGCGGCAAGTGTCGCTGGTGCCTGAGCGGGCTGGCAGCACTCTGCGATCGCGGTATCCTTCTGACACAAGGAGCCCAGCTCGATGGGACCTTCCGTTTCCACAAAGACGGGCAAGACATTGCGCAATTCGCACTCGTCTCGGCCTTCAGCGAGTACACCGTCTGTCCCGTCGATTCGGTGATCAAGATCGATCCCGATCTCCCGCTCGATCGCGCCTGCTTGGTCGGCTGTGCGGTGCCCACCGGCTGGGGTGCGGCCGTCAACCGGGCACGCGTGCGACCGGGGGAGACGGTGGCCATCTTCGGGACGGGTGGGGTGGGGATGAACGCCGTGCAAGGAGCAGCGCTGGCGGGTGCCGAGAAGGTGATCGCCATCAATCTGGTGGACTGGAAACTCGAGAAGGCCAAGGAATTCGGCGCGACTCACACGATCAACCCCACCCGCGAGGATCCCGTCCAGCGCATCATGGACATCACGCACGGGGTGGGCGCTGATGCCACCATCTTGACCCCGAGCCTGGTGACCCCATCGCTCCTCACGACTGCGACCCGTGCTACCCGCAAAGCCGGCCGAACCGTCATCGTGGGAGCGATCGGCCGCGACCCCAACGAGGTGGAAACGCACCCTCTCGACCTCATGTTCATGCTGATGGCGAAGGAGGTCTTCGGCACGATTTTCGGTCATAACGTACCGCGCATCGACATCCCACGCTTGCTCGCACTCTACCGGGACGGCAAGCTCAAGCTGGACGAACTCGTCACTCGCCGCTACCGGCTCGAGGAGATCAACCAGGCCTATCATGACGTCGAGCGCGGTCAGGTCATCCGCGGCGTGCTCGTCTTCGATTGA
- the mutM gene encoding bifunctional DNA-formamidopyrimidine glycosylase/DNA-(apurinic or apyrimidinic site) lyase has product MPELPEVEAARRGIAEQLLGRVCTGYELYRPRLIVAPTGLTLALLVGQPLREVGRKGKYLWLTFPTLTLLVHLKLTGQLVARGSNIPGFAAGHPIPPYDAPLPHKSTALRLDFAPDEHLYLTDVRHFARVQLMLPDELPTTLASLSLGPDALSDEFTLESLRRGLDRRRGTSLKAALLDQRVVAGLGNIYVDESLWFAQLHPARLVGTLDDGEVVRLYQAIREVLAIAVPQGGAKILHGRAVPPVGEFPYVHGRAGQPCPRCGTSIVKRTIAGRGTYYCPVCQPEPTSTRVATSEGSAASAAAS; this is encoded by the coding sequence GTGCCTGAACTCCCCGAGGTCGAAGCGGCACGGCGCGGCATCGCCGAGCAGCTGCTCGGCCGCGTCTGTACGGGCTACGAACTGTATCGCCCCCGACTCATCGTTGCCCCGACTGGCCTCACTCTCGCGCTCCTCGTCGGCCAACCCCTCCGCGAGGTCGGTCGCAAGGGCAAGTATCTGTGGTTAACTTTTCCCACGCTGACCTTACTCGTTCATCTCAAATTGACCGGCCAACTCGTGGCGCGCGGCAGCAACATTCCCGGCTTCGCTGCCGGACATCCGATCCCACCGTACGATGCGCCGCTTCCCCACAAGTCGACCGCTCTCCGGCTGGATTTCGCCCCCGATGAACACCTTTACCTGACCGATGTCCGTCACTTCGCCCGCGTCCAGCTCATGCTTCCCGACGAGCTTCCCACGACACTCGCCTCCTTGTCGCTCGGGCCGGACGCGCTCAGTGACGAGTTCACCCTGGAGTCCCTTCGGCGAGGGCTCGACCGGCGTCGCGGAACCTCGCTCAAGGCCGCGCTTCTAGACCAGCGTGTCGTCGCCGGGCTCGGCAACATTTATGTCGACGAGAGTCTCTGGTTCGCCCAACTCCATCCGGCGCGTCTGGTCGGAACGCTGGATGACGGCGAGGTCGTTCGCCTGTACCAGGCGATCCGTGAAGTACTGGCGATCGCGGTTCCTCAGGGAGGAGCCAAGATTCTCCACGGGCGGGCCGTCCCGCCAGTCGGCGAGTTTCCCTACGTTCACGGCCGAGCTGGTCAACCCTGCCCGCGCTGTGGCACCTCGATCGTCAAGCGGACCATCGCTGGTCGAGGGACGTACTACTGTCCCGTCTGTCAGCCGGAGCCCACTTCGACTCGCGTTGCGACCAGCGAGGGCTCGGCAGCCTCGGCAGCTGCTTCCTGA
- the hpt gene encoding hypoxanthine phosphoribosyltransferase: MTAAVQQSSVRRADAQRPRFAHPAEAEFAAFLDFYRIAWEYEPRSFPLRWQDGRIVEQFTPDFYLPEQDLYVELTTMKQSLVTRKHRKVRRLRELYPHVNIVLLYRKDYHEILSRFGYGSVDITSLRPDQIERVLLSPAEIQRRVAELGQQISTDYAGESLVLVGVLKGITFFLADLARAITRPLAIDYLQLSRDLREGVAIRKDLDLDIRGKHVLLVEDIVNTGLTLDFIMRVLREREPASLEVCALLDKAERRLVSVPVKYVGFTIPNEFVVGYGLDYRELYRNLPFICVLKREVYEANGNGHLIGGTGQEAAAEAAEPSLVATRVEVGSG, encoded by the coding sequence ATGACGGCAGCGGTGCAGCAGTCATCGGTGCGTCGTGCTGACGCACAACGTCCACGATTCGCGCACCCGGCTGAAGCTGAGTTCGCAGCCTTTCTTGATTTCTATCGGATCGCCTGGGAATATGAACCGCGTTCCTTCCCGCTGCGCTGGCAAGACGGACGCATCGTCGAGCAGTTCACTCCCGACTTCTATCTCCCTGAGCAAGATCTCTACGTCGAACTCACGACGATGAAACAGAGCTTGGTCACCCGCAAGCACCGCAAGGTCCGGCGACTCCGAGAGCTTTATCCCCACGTGAACATCGTGCTTCTTTATCGCAAGGACTACCACGAAATCCTCTCGCGCTTCGGCTATGGCTCGGTGGACATCACCTCGTTACGCCCCGATCAGATCGAGCGAGTTCTCTTGAGTCCGGCTGAGATTCAGCGGCGAGTGGCCGAACTCGGTCAGCAAATCTCGACGGATTACGCTGGTGAGTCGCTCGTCCTGGTGGGCGTTCTCAAGGGCATCACCTTCTTCCTGGCTGATCTGGCCCGGGCGATCACCCGACCGCTGGCGATCGACTACCTGCAGCTCTCGCGTGACCTCCGCGAGGGTGTCGCCATCCGCAAGGATCTCGATCTCGATATACGCGGCAAGCATGTGCTGCTGGTCGAGGACATTGTCAATACGGGTTTGACGCTCGACTTCATCATGCGCGTGTTACGCGAGCGCGAACCAGCTAGTCTCGAAGTGTGCGCGCTCCTCGACAAGGCCGAGCGGCGGTTGGTTTCGGTTCCAGTGAAATACGTCGGCTTCACCATTCCCAACGAGTTCGTCGTCGGGTATGGGCTCGACTATCGCGAGCTCTATAGGAATCTTCCTTTCATCTGCGTACTCAAGCGCGAGGTTTACGAAGCGAACGGGAACGGTCACCTGATCGGGGGAACTGGTCAGGAAGCAGCTGCCGAGGCTGCCGAGCCCTCGCTGGTCGCAACGCGAGTCGAAGTGGGCTCCGGCTGA
- a CDS encoding cytochrome c oxidase assembly protein: MPALLLPVLHTSTAPVDLMRAWHLDPPLTALLVTAAAAYLIAWYVAPRHGRRRVSRWRVLAYLAGLEVIAVALMGPPDHGNGARFSVHMVQHTLLMLVAPPLLVLGQPGRVILRGLPAGSLRWFAQQHQVRSLLAVSTQPAVVFLAATVPFVLWHYPPLYEAAVRDPLVHELEHLTFFLGSLLFWVTLAEALPAHCRLRATAKILLTFAVWMATDLVCAAVTLAPRPLYRVYEEAAALWGFDPLADQRLGGAIMWVAGGGLYAAVLVGLLVRSTRPERRTVRLSRGARAPERLLFPLAALGLALVPLAFLRYGVVGSAFGAPAAMVDRLREDPSVFEQRVSTFVTMYQVGEYEGVPIVAPPPGVEVYLVGRVDGWYPVLELQEGVQYRLLVSASDVPHALSVDLGAERLTVRVVPGDVAVVPLRPERAGTYEIRCTELCGPSFREMTGRIIVTE, translated from the coding sequence ATGCCCGCGCTGCTTTTGCCGGTTCTCCATACGTCGACAGCTCCGGTCGATCTCATGCGGGCGTGGCATCTCGATCCGCCGCTGACGGCGCTTCTCGTCACCGCTGCCGCGGCCTATTTGATCGCCTGGTACGTTGCGCCACGGCATGGTCGCAGGCGGGTCTCTCGCTGGCGAGTCCTCGCCTATCTGGCCGGACTCGAGGTGATAGCGGTAGCGCTCATGGGGCCGCCCGATCACGGCAACGGCGCCCGTTTCAGCGTCCACATGGTGCAGCATACGCTCCTCATGCTCGTTGCCCCACCGCTCCTGGTACTGGGGCAGCCGGGCCGGGTGATCCTGCGTGGCCTTCCCGCTGGTTCCCTGCGCTGGTTCGCCCAGCAGCACCAGGTACGATCACTGCTCGCTGTGTCGACACAGCCGGCTGTGGTGTTCCTCGCTGCCACCGTCCCCTTCGTGCTGTGGCACTATCCGCCGCTGTACGAGGCAGCTGTGCGCGATCCACTGGTGCACGAACTCGAGCATCTCACCTTCTTCCTCGGATCGCTGCTCTTTTGGGTGACGCTCGCGGAAGCTCTCCCTGCTCACTGCAGGCTACGTGCGACGGCGAAAATTCTCCTCACGTTCGCAGTCTGGATGGCGACGGATCTGGTCTGTGCCGCGGTGACATTGGCGCCGCGTCCCCTCTACCGGGTTTACGAGGAAGCGGCGGCGCTGTGGGGCTTCGATCCACTAGCCGACCAGCGGTTGGGTGGAGCGATCATGTGGGTCGCTGGCGGCGGACTCTACGCGGCGGTGCTCGTGGGGCTTCTCGTCCGCTCGACGCGGCCAGAGCGGAGAACCGTGCGACTGAGTCGGGGCGCGCGAGCTCCCGAGCGCCTGCTGTTCCCGCTGGCTGCGCTGGGGCTCGCTCTCGTACCGCTGGCTTTCCTCAGGTACGGCGTGGTGGGATCCGCGTTCGGTGCGCCTGCGGCGATGGTCGACCGATTACGAGAAGATCCTTCGGTCTTCGAGCAGCGCGTCTCCACTTTCGTGACGATGTATCAGGTCGGGGAGTACGAGGGTGTGCCCATCGTGGCCCCACCGCCGGGGGTGGAGGTTTATCTGGTCGGGCGCGTCGATGGCTGGTACCCGGTATTGGAACTGCAGGAAGGTGTGCAGTATCGCTTGCTCGTCTCAGCGAGCGACGTTCCTCACGCTTTGTCCGTGGACCTCGGTGCGGAGCGGTTGACCGTTCGTGTCGTCCCCGGTGATGTGGCGGTCGTGCCCCTGCGACCAGAGCGCGCTGGGACGTACGAGATCCGCTGTACTGAACTCTGCGGGCCGTCGTTCCGCGAGATGACGGGACGGATCATCGTCACCGAGTGA